The Rhipicephalus sanguineus isolate Rsan-2018 chromosome 10, BIME_Rsan_1.4, whole genome shotgun sequence genome segment TCAGTTAGTTGTAGAGACTTACACATCAAATATGTCATTGGGCACAAGCAGGAACTGCCTTCTTTTGTGCTAACACTTGCACGTACAAGTTTCACTAGTCTTCCTCCTCTTTGTATACAATATAAGGGGTGCATTGAGAGCGCTTACACTCGTGAATTTAAAATGCTGTAAAGCTAGCTTAGATAGACCCCATTTAGGGAAGTCTCTACCTTAGCAGAAGCATTTCATCGTCCAAAATGTTTAGATTCTGCATAATGAGTGCAACTCATTCAAAGCAAGCTTGTGATATATTTTTCTACAACTTCTGCTCATTTTTCATTCTGTTAGTTAGTGTCAGTCTATCGTACACTAGCCGTGTTGCTCAGTCAAACCACCTAATGCATGGGTGTCAAAAAATGAACGGGTTTGAAAGAAATCAGCTGTTTACAAATCACACGCTCTGGTTCCTACCCTGTATTCAGTTTGAAAGAAGAGAAATAGCTGTGATGCAATAGTGGTAATACCATTTTACAGCCAGCAAACTGAGGTACAAGGAAATCCTGTGAATTTGGACACCTGAAAACTGGCAACCTCGCTCACCTTTTAAAAGAGGTACCAGAGTTTGTGATTGACTGACTGATAAAGGTTCAACATCCTCAAAAATGGGAatatgaggttttacgtgccgaaaccacgacataattACCAGTGGCATGCTGCAGTGGGGAGGACtccgaattaatttcgaccaACCGGGGTTCTTTTAGTGTGTGCCTTCGGTGTTCGTGGGTTCAAGTACATGGGTGTTCCTGAATTTCACCCTTATTAAAATGCACCTGCCGATGGCCAGGAATAAAACTTGTACCCTCGTGATTAGTGGCGCAAAAGCTTAGCACTAACACTAAGATACCAGGGTAGGTAAGACCTAGAAGCTGCACCGGGACTGCTAGAGGCACTGTTGCAATGGGCAACAGTTAAATTCTGATACACTGGAGTCACATGCACCAAAGCTGGATAACCTTTCGTCTTCTGGTACAGTTGTGAAATGCAACCACAACTTCACGCACAGCGTCGTAATGCCGAAGTCTCTGAGCCGTTGCAATCGCTAAAAATTTACAGAACGTTATCTGCAAACACACAGCAAGAATGAAGCTTCACGGTAAAGTTTACGCGACAAAATGTTTAACACGACATGCATTTGCATATTTGGGACGCTAGACTAATCCACAGCAAGCGCATAGTTAACCATAACCAAGATGAGCGTGGGATCATTGTGTAGTATCTGGTAAAATGCATCCACCATATGTCTGGCAAGAATCACAACACACACTATTTTTACACATCATACATATGTCCTGCAACTTGCAGACTTATTGAAAGGTTGCCTTAAGGCCACCCTCCTACAATCCACTTCTCTTAATGCGAACATTTTCTAACCTCAAGCAGTTCATTCGCTAAGTGCCCGATTGGTGTACATAGGGAGGAAATGCTATTCACACAAGAACATAATGAACTGGAAAAGTGAAGAAAAGTAATGTGTGTTCAAGATATATATTGTTAATAGTGCAAGTCTAGTGAGATGAAACAAACATTTGCAAAAGTCATAATGGACTTGTGGTAGTTTATGTAACCAGGACAGAAAGCGTTGTGGAACAGAAGTCGTTGTCCAGGGTCACCCACTTGCATGGCAACAGGAAAAAATTTACACTGCAAAAAAACTTGTTCATTCACACCATTTATGGTTCACAATTTTGTTCATATTCGATTTGAATCTTGTTCATATCCATAAACGATAAATTTATTGTGGCGTACTTGCTAGCATAAAAACCTTAACGGGGAAAGCATGGGAACGGGAGAGGGAACAGGCAGAGTTCATGTCCAGCGCTCCATCTTGTCCCGAGTCTTTCCCATTATATTTTTAGTACTAAAATATGTAAAGTCAGTGTACCAGCACAAACTAGCTTAACTCTTCATAAGTGACTCCAGTGAAATTAATGATGGAGGATTAATGTGGTTTAGCTAAAAGTGCTAACCCACATGGCTGCGACCCTTCTACATTTTGCACGATTCATCACAAAACTACTTAGTTTTGGCCTATTCTGTGATTTACTCTGTTGAAGTGCAGCAGGCTGGTACTACAGGCTTTCCATGTAACCCTTGTACACGCAGATGCTGAGGTAGGCCTTTTGTTCTAACATGGAGTCCACAAGGGCagcattaaagggatactgaacaaagtGTCTGCCACCAAGATTTTCAGCCGAATTGAAAAATTGGGTGCTTGAATCGGTAGAAACAACcatcatttcaggcagaaactagtaGAATTTAACAAACTTAATGCGTTTTTTTTAGAAAATGCCTCATCGAGCGGCCCCACCGTGAATTAGAGGAGGTGACATTTAACGTCCCTGGAAATGGGGATGCCGGTCTTGCCAGCCATCACCCGCGTCTGTCAACCCGCTCCGCTCCCACTACGGTTCCCTAAAGCAAGTACAAACGGCACCGGCAGTGAACAATGCTCCCAGGTGGGGTAAAGCCCCTAAAGGATGGGGCACGCCTCAGCACCTTTGTGGAAGGGGGAGTGTGAGATGTAAATGAGAGGCGGAAAGTAGCAGGACAGGAAAATGTGCACCCTGCATCCACCGCAGAGACAATTGACGTCACGGTCATCAACGCACAGCACCGTGCAGACTGGCATGCAGCCACCGTGCACTGACAATCTTGccaaaatacagccaactgtccAAAAATATGCTAAATAAGCTTTGTTCATCGGAACAGTCGCATCTTCCGAGTTGAATTTCGATGTTTTCGTCACTTTTccctatttttgttcagtatccctttaaggtggAAGAATGCACCACTGGTAGGGTTTAATGTCCTACGAGCATAATTCGCTGTATCCACTCACaagtactatcggcgtcaaatcaAACCCGAACAGTGGCAAAcgttcgcagtggtatagtgcacgccgtccagtcatcaccactgacaggcgcgcgcatccagTTCGGCAGCACTGCACATATATGCGCGCCTGCCCATGATGATAACTGGATGGCATATACTATACTACTGCAAATGCTTGatgctgttcgggtttcatttgacaccgatagtacgaTGACTCGCACTCACTCAACACTGATTTAACAGCTCATTGATAGAGCATTAGTGAGTGATAAGAGTGCGAGTGAATACAAGTTCAAACAGCAGAAAGCTATTTACATCGGTACTCATGAGAGCCAGTGATGGTGATACTACACAGTAGGTGTTAGTATACATACATGAGGTGACTGCTGGCGAGGGAGTGAGTGGGAGTACGTGTGGGATTGAGTGGCTCAGTCAAATTACTGTAGACTTCACTATGAGCATGAGTGGGTGCCGGCAGGTATGAATGGAAGTGACTGAATACTACGAGTGTTTGCATGACTGTGTGCAAGTAAGAATGCGAGCAACTGCCGACCAGTGAGAGACACCATGCTGTGAGACCCCCAGGCCAGTTTCGACATCCAAGCCTTCTCGCATGTGCATTCTACCATCATCAAAATGCAGTCGCCAAAGGCAAGAGCTGGGTACACACTTTCGCACTCCACAAGACAAACATCTACTAAACCACTGTGATATTGATAAAGCTGTGCAAATATCTAGGGTCTATGCGCTGCACGTTTTTAAAGGCTTTTATTTAGGTGGTGTTTTATGCCTTTGCTCACCGGTGGATCCAGAGGCCACCTCCCTACCTCTCCTCGCTTTTATTCTCTCTACGCTATGAAGAAAGACCTTTGTGAATTGTGTTCACCAGCAGATCAAAAAGGCAGATCTTCTGATGTCTCCTTCGCAAGACAAGTGTATACGTTGGTTAGAACTTCATCCTGGCCATGGTAGTCATTTGAACATCATCATTACTGCAGGAACAACCGAACATGTCAATTATAATCTTAAAGACTGACAATAAGGAGGTTCCCAATTATTAGTAATGTGCGATTGCATATTTAATCCTTGCAGCGGGAAGGCAAGAACTGTTTGAGATAATTCTTTGCATATTCTGTTAGTTCACATGAATACCTCAACGATTACATTCCTGTGTAAAGGCAAGCTTTTAAAAGTATGTCGTTTTGTCGTAGGTTCACAAAATATTGGTGGCACTTGTGCGCTGGTAGCTTAGCGAAGCACTCCCATCGCACTTTCATTTCTGTCCACTCACACCCACCAGCATTTGCTCACACCTGGTAACAATCACCATCACTCACTGGCACATTCAAACTTCCACATTCGAGACAACATTCGAGATATGCCTAATAGCCAGTACAAGAGAATTCGTTCAGCTAGCATGACAACATGCTAGTTTTCTATCCAGGACCACTTGAGCGATTCATCAGAGACCTTTCGCTCGATGCCGCAGCCTCAGCCGCAAACCACATACGCATCACCAGACATTCACATTCAAGATATGCCCAACAGCCAGTACAAGTGAGCTCACTTGTTGAGCTAGCGCGACAGCTCATGGGTTTTCTAGCCAGAACCACTTGAGTGGTTCATCAGAGACCCTTCCCTCGATGCCGCATGTGCCGCAGCCTCAGCCGCGGACCACATGTGGGTCACCTCATGCCTCTTCATCTGCATTTTGCGCGCAAACACCATTGGGCAGAAGCGACATTGGAACGGCTTCTCGCCCGTGTGCGTTCGCACGTGGCCCACAAGGCTCGTCTTCTGCGTGAAGGCCATGGAGCAGATGTGGCACCGGAAGGGCTTCTCGCCGGTGTGGATGCGTAGGTGGGCAACCAGGTTGCCCTTCTGCATGAACGCCTTGCCGCAGtagtcgcacttgtgcgggcgctCGCCCGTATGTATGCGCTGGTGGTTTTGCATGCTTGTGTGGAAAGCCGTGGTATAGCCGCACACGAGGCACCGCCGCAGACGCCTTCCCAACTGAGAGTCCAGGAGAGGTGGTCGGCCGGGGCGGCGACGCACGGCGACAAAGTCTGCGCAAGTCAAGTTTGCCATTCTCAGCAAAGGACAGAGGAATGTCGGAGGCAAAGATGGGAGATGCTAGTGAACTTCGATATGGTGGTTAgtcgggcttgttggtatggcacAGAAGGGCAgtcttttgggctagttggtctacTGTCATTATAACTATATTTAGAGCAAGATATTTACACAGAAACTAGAAGAAACACAACAGACGAGGACAACCGCTTATCCTCCTATCCGTGCTTCTTGTTGTGCAAATTTTACATGCTAAATTTAGCTATAACGAAAGTAACACACATACTTTTGTAAACAGCATTCAATAAGGAACACGTGACACAGGCGCAACACCTCTGTTAAGTGCTCCTTATCTGTGCAGTTTACAGAAATGTGAGGAGGTTAGGCCAACGTCAGGTGCAGCATGCCAATTGGCAGTGGGATCAGAAGGTGGCAACAGTGAAACACAAGCTGATTGATTCTGAAAAGAATTTGcacatacatgaaaaaaaaagcacaacccTAATAAGCTGTTACACAGTCCTCGTGTGAAATAATGCAGTGATATACTTACAGCCCTCTGTGCTGAAAACAGTTAGGACAAGCGTAATCATTTCCATTGGTGCAGACAATCCTAAAGTGTTTAATATTAGTCACATCTCGTATTTAAAGAAAATAGCGAAAGCCACGAAGTATGTTGCTGGAGTTTCTCCTTACAGACAAAGATTTCAAAATGGATATACATTAGCACAGCTCTCCAATTCAGTTAGTCTGTTGACTTGCTGCCCCAAGGCATTTGGTAGCAATCAAGGAATGAAACATTGATCTTGTAAACCTGTCCATATTTTACAACATTTGTGCATGGACAACAAGAAACATGCCTGCTTTCGACACAGAGCAGTGGACTCTGAAAGGAGACACCTAATGAATGTTTAAAGAAAGCAACAATCGAAGCAGCTGTTCCAGCTTGAAACTCACTTGCCAGTACTCATCACGTAGGCCCTTTGTCAAAGCAAGTACCCCGTTGTGCACTTGTGATTTTACGGCAGAAAGATGAGCAGTCTCAAATACAAATCCCTCCTTTCGTACTGCTCTTAGCTGTTCAGTGTCACAACACTAACCTCAGTGACCACTGACGGTAACATCAACACTCTAAAATGTAGCATTGGCGCATGGCACGTTTCCACCTGCCTGAGTGTATGTGTGTGCTTTTTTATTGAATGGCTAAGAGCTCAAGTGTTTACCTGCTCTATGTATACCTTGTGTGCTGTCACGTTCGGAAAGCACACAACAATGTAGCACAGCAGGAAAATTGAGGAAGCTAACTTTTAATGTCATCTCATCAGCAATGCCTTGTTGCAGGGATAGATCAAGAAATGTTCGGCTGTATGTTGTACACACAGAGGCCTTCGACAACTGCAACAGTATTATAACTACTGGTGTGCTTTTATTACAAACTTCATTCAAAGTGAAAAGATGTTATCAAATGACATAAAACACGAAACTGCTATCATGCTTCCATATTCTGCAAAACTGTGGCATTAGCTCTAACATTACTTCTAAGATAAGCTGGAGATAAGCAGAAGAGATTAAAGAAGTGTTCTTCCCCAGCTGCCTTTACAGATTCTGGAAAGTTCCATACAAGCTTCCTCTAGGACTAATCGTGCCCATTCTCCCTAATTTCGAACTGCCGTT includes the following:
- the LOC119406401 gene encoding zinc finger protein ZFP2-like gives rise to the protein MRQVGQSVSLTESNQSGVCPSRKVHTNYSYVCSYCSKSFTVSTNLTAHLRTHTGERPFWCHLCPQAFTQKVHLVDHMRLHMGERPFLCRFCPMAFVRKLQRRYHEHRMHSKRTHLPSLPPTFLCPLLRMANLTCADFVAVRRRPGRPPLLDSQLGRRLRRCLVCGYTTAFHTSMQNHQRIHTGERPHKCDYCGKAFMQKGNLVAHLRIHTGEKPFRCHICSMAFTQKTSLVGHVRTHTGEKPFQCRFCPMVFARKMQMKRHEVTHMWSAAEAAAHAASREGSLMNHSSGSG